Proteins co-encoded in one Caulobacter rhizosphaerae genomic window:
- a CDS encoding alpha-L-rhamnosidase, whose translation MMSRRTLLATTGAASMAGAAAPAEAAALASPRLVDLKVESLVAPLGLDTPRPHLSWRLASGRAGARQAAYRIGVSSTADKLARGDFDLWDTGRIASADSLGHVYAGVQPPARSRAFWRVEVWDELGARAAAASSWEMGLTTPQDWSAQWIAAEAERDRLDRLAGFDWVWSGEAQPKQSRNFRLGFDLKHAAEGVLLVGAIDRLEAVWIDDQPQPVLQAASIDFAKPPLTEIPVKLAAGRHVVAGQVKVDGGILPSPSGAFGALLRLDLADGGKLWITTKGRCRTSLESPAGWRTPDFDDSPWPIAERLETQPATPWPARPAVLMRKTFDARGAIASARLYASALGGFQARINGQRVDDALMAPGYTDYRRRTPYRTYDVTRLVKAGPNALGFWVADGWFASVIAPGSRFALGAAPRRLLAQLEITYVDGSRQVVATDPTWKLRESAVRSAEIYNGEVFDARLAIEGWDQPGLTPSGWEDVASAPPPPVPLRADIIAPVRVTQVLAPVKRTDLSDDVAVFDFGQNFAGVPQVSLLGPEGGVVTMKFAEVLTADGRADQANLRAARATDRYVCAGATKGETYQPAFTFHGFRYVEVSGLRGLKRFDLKAGVIHTDLPLTASVAIQDPTIQGLWRNALWSQRSNFVGIPTDCPQRDERLGWTGDAQVFWDAAAFNMDVELFTRRFMEELRLAQDVEGGFPIFAPIASGPPASIGPTPGWSDAGVVLPWTAWRRSGSTAVIEENWDAMRRYLAAIAKANPDGLWSHKRGIDFGDWLALDAKSPWDETTPKGLIATALWAHNCAMMADMALATGRREEAADFQAQRERIVAAFLKAFVQGDGQIGNGSQTSYILPLRFDLLTPAQRLDAGARLAAAIQARGSLTTGFLGTPYILDALADSGQAGLAMSLLTRRSFPSWGYMLDKGATTMWERWNSDTGDVAMNSYNHYALGAVSGFIMRRLVGIDVLEPGFRRILVRPLITASSRQGAGKHVSPMGLIQTDWRVSQAGQLSLALEIPANATAQLVLPKGRYRRNGAPLAPASVAARQASDAVFELAAGSHRIDGDIQALSA comes from the coding sequence ATGATGAGTCGTCGAACCCTATTGGCCACGACGGGCGCGGCGTCCATGGCCGGCGCGGCCGCCCCCGCTGAAGCCGCCGCGCTCGCATCGCCCAGACTTGTCGATCTCAAGGTCGAGTCGCTTGTCGCGCCGCTGGGCCTGGACACCCCGCGTCCGCATCTGTCCTGGCGCTTGGCCAGTGGACGGGCCGGAGCGCGGCAAGCCGCTTATCGGATCGGCGTCTCCTCCACCGCCGACAAGCTGGCGCGCGGGGATTTCGACCTGTGGGACACCGGCCGTATCGCTTCGGCCGACAGTCTTGGACACGTCTATGCCGGGGTCCAGCCGCCCGCCCGAAGCCGAGCCTTCTGGCGCGTGGAGGTCTGGGACGAGCTTGGCGCGCGCGCCGCCGCCGCCTCGTCCTGGGAAATGGGGCTGACGACGCCCCAGGATTGGTCGGCGCAGTGGATCGCGGCCGAAGCCGAGCGCGATCGTCTGGACAGATTGGCCGGCTTTGACTGGGTATGGTCGGGTGAGGCTCAGCCGAAGCAATCCCGCAATTTCCGTCTCGGCTTTGACCTCAAGCACGCCGCCGAAGGCGTTCTCTTGGTTGGCGCGATTGATCGACTGGAGGCCGTCTGGATCGACGATCAGCCCCAGCCCGTCCTCCAAGCGGCGTCCATTGACTTCGCCAAGCCCCCGCTGACGGAAATTCCCGTGAAGCTGGCGGCGGGCCGTCACGTCGTCGCCGGGCAGGTGAAGGTCGATGGCGGCATCCTGCCTTCGCCGTCCGGGGCGTTCGGCGCCCTGCTGCGCCTTGATCTGGCCGACGGCGGCAAGCTGTGGATTACCACCAAGGGCAGATGTCGGACCTCGCTGGAGAGCCCGGCCGGCTGGCGGACGCCGGACTTCGACGACAGCCCGTGGCCGATCGCCGAGCGGCTGGAAACCCAGCCAGCCACGCCCTGGCCGGCCAGGCCCGCGGTCTTGATGCGCAAGACGTTCGACGCCCGCGGCGCGATCGCCTCGGCCCGGCTTTACGCCTCGGCGCTGGGCGGGTTCCAGGCCCGGATCAACGGTCAACGGGTCGACGACGCGCTCATGGCCCCCGGCTATACCGACTATCGCCGCCGCACGCCCTATCGGACCTACGACGTCACGCGTCTGGTCAAGGCCGGTCCGAACGCCCTGGGCTTCTGGGTCGCCGACGGCTGGTTCGCCAGCGTCATTGCGCCGGGCTCGCGGTTCGCTCTGGGAGCCGCGCCGCGCCGCCTGCTCGCCCAGCTCGAGATCACCTATGTCGACGGTTCACGTCAGGTCGTGGCGACCGACCCGACCTGGAAGCTGCGGGAAAGCGCGGTCCGTTCGGCCGAAATCTACAACGGCGAGGTCTTCGACGCCCGTCTGGCGATCGAGGGCTGGGATCAACCAGGCCTGACGCCAAGCGGTTGGGAGGATGTGGCCAGCGCCCCGCCGCCGCCAGTCCCGCTCCGCGCCGACATCATCGCGCCGGTCCGGGTCACCCAGGTGCTTGCTCCGGTCAAGCGCACCGACCTGTCAGACGACGTCGCGGTTTTCGATTTTGGCCAGAACTTCGCCGGGGTCCCCCAGGTCTCGTTGCTGGGCCCCGAGGGCGGCGTGGTGACGATGAAGTTCGCCGAGGTCCTCACCGCCGACGGCCGCGCCGACCAGGCCAACCTGCGCGCGGCGCGCGCCACCGATCGCTATGTCTGCGCGGGCGCGACCAAGGGTGAGACCTATCAGCCCGCCTTCACCTTCCATGGCTTTCGATACGTCGAGGTCTCCGGTCTGAGAGGCCTGAAGCGTTTCGATCTCAAGGCCGGGGTGATCCACACCGACCTGCCGCTGACGGCCAGCGTCGCGATCCAGGATCCGACCATCCAGGGCCTTTGGCGCAACGCGCTGTGGAGTCAGCGTTCGAACTTCGTGGGCATACCCACCGACTGCCCGCAGCGAGACGAAAGGCTTGGATGGACCGGCGACGCCCAGGTGTTCTGGGACGCGGCCGCCTTCAACATGGACGTGGAGCTTTTCACGCGCCGGTTCATGGAAGAACTGCGTCTGGCCCAGGACGTCGAGGGGGGCTTTCCGATCTTCGCGCCCATCGCCAGCGGCCCGCCGGCTTCCATTGGACCCACGCCGGGCTGGTCGGACGCCGGCGTCGTGCTGCCCTGGACGGCCTGGCGGCGTTCGGGGTCCACCGCCGTGATCGAGGAAAACTGGGACGCCATGCGGCGCTATCTCGCCGCGATCGCCAAGGCCAATCCCGACGGCCTTTGGAGCCACAAGCGCGGCATCGACTTTGGCGATTGGCTGGCTTTGGACGCCAAGTCGCCCTGGGACGAAACCACCCCCAAGGGCCTGATCGCCACGGCGCTTTGGGCGCACAACTGCGCGATGATGGCGGACATGGCCCTGGCCACGGGGCGGCGGGAGGAGGCCGCGGACTTCCAGGCCCAGCGCGAGCGCATCGTCGCCGCGTTCCTGAAGGCCTTTGTCCAGGGCGACGGGCAGATCGGCAACGGCAGCCAGACGAGCTACATCCTGCCGCTGCGCTTTGACCTGTTGACGCCCGCCCAGCGCCTGGACGCCGGCGCGCGTCTGGCCGCGGCGATCCAGGCCCGCGGCTCGCTGACCACCGGCTTCCTGGGTACCCCCTACATCCTGGACGCCCTGGCCGACAGCGGCCAGGCTGGCCTGGCCATGTCGCTCCTGACGCGCCGCAGCTTCCCCTCTTGGGGCTACATGCTCGACAAGGGGGCGACCACTATGTGGGAGCGCTGGAACAGCGACACCGGCGACGTGGCGATGAACTCCTACAATCACTACGCCTTGGGCGCGGTCAGCGGGTTCATCATGCGACGCCTGGTCGGCATCGACGTCCTCGAGCCGGGCTTCCGCCGTATCCTCGTGCGTCCGCTGATCACCGCCAGCTCGCGGCAGGGCGCGGGCAAGCATGTCTCGCCGATGGGCCTGATCCAGACCGACTGGCGCGTTTCCCAGGCAGGCCAATTGAGTCTGGCCCTGGAGATACCCGCCAACGCCACGGCCCAGCTCGTCCTGCCCAAGGGGCGCTACAGGCGCAATGGCGCGCCGCTGGCGCCGGCGAGCGTCGCCGCTCGCCAGGCGTCCGACGCGGTCTTCGAACTGGCCGCCGGATCGCACCGGATCGATGGCGACATCCAGGCGCTTTCGGCCTGA
- a CDS encoding TetR/AcrR family transcriptional regulator: MTETRRRRTQAERSAATRTVLLDSAIKCLFENGYGTTSTITVAERAGLSRGAMLHQFPTKSDLMAFVVEAVFDQEVELYHELLNGITDPRERLLAYPQAVWTVLSRPAGVAVLEIIQGSRSDAALAEKLAPTQARIAAFIRKEMESEFPKGPSMALLELIVGAVRGVSIQKVLTPDSEGVNGAIPLLQELLRIGLETGGLARAVANRSAAAKTVADGPGSAKAIKGSSDAPPAGAARAAPRRAGRNKAS; encoded by the coding sequence GTGACCGAAACGCGACGCCGCCGCACGCAGGCCGAACGGAGCGCCGCCACCCGGACCGTGCTCCTGGATTCGGCGATCAAGTGCCTGTTCGAGAACGGATATGGCACGACATCGACGATCACCGTCGCCGAGAGGGCGGGCCTCAGCCGCGGGGCGATGCTCCACCAGTTTCCGACCAAGTCCGACCTGATGGCCTTTGTCGTCGAAGCGGTGTTCGACCAGGAGGTCGAACTCTATCACGAACTGCTCAACGGCATCACCGACCCTCGCGAACGCTTGCTGGCCTATCCCCAGGCTGTATGGACCGTCCTGAGCCGACCGGCCGGCGTCGCGGTGCTGGAGATCATTCAGGGCTCGCGCAGCGACGCGGCCCTGGCCGAGAAGCTGGCGCCGACCCAGGCCAGGATCGCCGCCTTCATCCGCAAGGAGATGGAGAGCGAGTTCCCCAAGGGGCCGTCCATGGCGCTGTTGGAACTGATCGTCGGCGCGGTGCGGGGCGTTTCGATCCAGAAGGTGCTGACGCCCGACAGCGAAGGCGTCAACGGGGCCATTCCTCTGTTGCAGGAGTTGCTACGGATCGGCCTTGAGACCGGCGGGCTCGCCAGGGCGGTGGCCAACAGGTCGGCGGCCGCCAAAACCGTGGCCGACGGGCCTGGATCGGCCAAGGCGATCAAGGGGTCTTCCGACGCGCCGCCGGCGGGCGCCGCGCGTGCGGCGCCTCGGCGGGCCGGACGCAATAAGGCCTCCTGA
- the dld gene encoding D-lactate dehydrogenase, translating to MNAFLTNSKIGAGELVHRLRRIVGRSHVLTDEAAAPFAQGYRFGAGTVVAAVRPATLLEMWEVAKLCVGADRIVIPQAANTGLTGGSTPDGVYDREVVVISTGRIQGVFPLRSGKQVVCLAGSSLHELELKLAPLGREPHSVIGSSCIGASVVGGVCNNSGGALVRRGPAYTEYAVFAKVEASGQLRLINHLGVRLGDTPEDILGNLQAGRFADGDIDADDRAASAAHDYASIVRQVDASTPARFNADPSRLFEASGSAGKLIVFAVRLDTFEKIKNNTVFYIGANDTGCLTQLRRLLLSSTTPLPISGEYIHRQAFDLADRYGKDTVLAIQTLGTRRLPTLYRVKAWTDRIFKRLAGLDFVSDKLLQALAGLLPDHLPERLRAFRRRFEHHLILSVSGEARYLTSQAIEEALRGRDADVFICSEEEASAAMLHRFAVAGAAVRYRAVHADEVEDIVALDIALPRNTETWFERLPAAMEERLIGKLYYGHFLCHVFHQDYLVRKGVDAVQLEHDLLKLMDARGAEYPAEHNVGHLYAAKPPLEAHYRDLDPANALNPGIGKTSRQRNWG from the coding sequence ATGAACGCCTTTCTGACCAATTCGAAAATCGGCGCGGGCGAACTGGTCCACCGGCTTCGGCGGATCGTGGGGCGATCCCATGTCCTGACGGACGAAGCCGCCGCGCCCTTCGCGCAAGGCTATCGGTTCGGCGCCGGGACCGTGGTCGCCGCGGTGCGACCCGCCACGCTTTTGGAAATGTGGGAGGTCGCCAAGCTCTGCGTCGGGGCCGACCGCATCGTCATTCCCCAAGCGGCCAACACGGGATTGACGGGCGGCTCGACGCCCGATGGCGTCTATGACCGTGAGGTCGTGGTGATCAGCACCGGGCGCATCCAGGGGGTGTTTCCGCTGCGCTCGGGAAAGCAGGTCGTCTGCCTGGCCGGTTCGAGCCTGCATGAGCTGGAACTCAAACTGGCGCCGCTGGGGCGCGAGCCGCACTCGGTGATCGGCTCGTCCTGCATCGGAGCGTCCGTCGTCGGCGGGGTGTGCAACAATTCCGGCGGCGCGCTGGTGCGCCGCGGCCCGGCCTATACCGAATACGCCGTGTTCGCCAAGGTCGAGGCGTCCGGACAACTGCGCCTGATCAATCACCTGGGCGTTCGGCTAGGCGACACGCCTGAGGATATCCTGGGCAATCTGCAGGCCGGCCGCTTTGCCGACGGGGACATCGACGCCGATGACCGGGCCGCCTCCGCCGCCCATGACTACGCCTCTATCGTTCGACAGGTCGACGCCTCCACGCCGGCCCGGTTCAACGCCGATCCAAGTCGTCTGTTCGAAGCCTCAGGCAGCGCGGGCAAACTGATCGTGTTCGCGGTCCGGCTCGATACGTTCGAAAAGATCAAGAACAACACGGTGTTCTACATCGGCGCCAACGACACCGGGTGCCTGACCCAATTGCGTCGCCTGCTGCTGTCGAGCACGACGCCGCTGCCGATTTCAGGGGAATACATCCATCGCCAGGCTTTCGACCTCGCCGACCGTTACGGCAAGGACACGGTGCTGGCGATCCAGACCCTCGGAACCCGCAGGTTGCCGACGCTCTATCGGGTCAAGGCCTGGACCGACCGGATCTTCAAGAGGCTGGCGGGTCTAGACTTTGTCAGCGACAAGCTCTTGCAGGCGCTGGCCGGCCTGCTCCCCGATCACTTGCCCGAGCGCCTGCGCGCCTTCCGCAGGCGTTTTGAACATCACCTCATCCTGTCGGTTTCCGGCGAGGCGCGATATCTCACCAGCCAGGCCATTGAAGAGGCCCTCCGCGGTCGAGACGCCGACGTCTTCATCTGCTCGGAGGAGGAGGCGAGCGCGGCGATGCTGCACCGCTTCGCCGTGGCGGGCGCGGCGGTGCGCTACCGCGCCGTCCACGCCGACGAGGTCGAGGACATCGTCGCGCTGGACATCGCCCTGCCGCGCAACACCGAGACGTGGTTCGAGCGCCTGCCGGCGGCGATGGAAGAGCGCCTGATCGGCAAGCTCTACTACGGCCACTTCCTGTGCCATGTCTTTCACCAGGACTATCTGGTCCGCAAGGGTGTCGACGCCGTTCAGCTCGAGCATGATCTCCTGAAGCTGATGGACGCCAGGGGCGCGGAATATCCCGCCGAGCACAATGTCGGCCACCTCTACGCCGCCAAGCCGCCGCTTGAAGCCCATTATCGTGATCTGGATCCCGCCAACGCGCTCAACCCGGGCATTGGCAAGACGAGTCGTCAACGCAACTGGGGCTGA
- a CDS encoding CocE/NonD family hydrolase, producing MSDETHPKPRRARIWRILGWMLVGLIVLIVALIALLSWSPAARDWTAKRLLTDPVIKTKLAGTPVRTDAQPVRRVKVAMRDGTALSTQIFLPKGKGPWPVIVVRDPYSFAHYGTCDVWVRYDYACVYQEVRGRGPSEGTWYPFVDERRDGLDLIHWILGQPWQNGKLAMTGGSYLGVVQWAVAGDLPPQVKTFVPTVAHGDVYQLAYHNGAFDEGIAGMWLSSQFRSPLAMLTASKDWSKNVAGRFPAIGVPRGGFGPAWPAYQDYLLHPDFDDPYWQSPDYVALREAHRKVQVPVFMIGFANDFFQPGMLRTYDELPTRDQSVMMVGPGNHGGQPEAEIAGSYTLDYADTLAWFDHYLRGQPLPERLRPGVNVFEHGANRWRHYARWPLPDPGSRPLDYHLAQLPRSQGCDGGTLSAMAPTGETPIRYRYDPRNPTPTRGGPYKLISDTVVEQGSDLCARPDVLSFASPPLAADALLSGSIKARLLVASDAADTAFTVKLSEHFADGRVYNIRDDISTLAMRNGAKHRQRYTPGQQVEVVFDMTPILWRLHKGSRLRLDISSSSAPAFFPHPNSAEPWSRVANPVVANQTLYGGSIEIPVE from the coding sequence ATGAGCGACGAAACGCACCCAAAGCCCAGGCGAGCGAGGATCTGGCGCATCCTGGGCTGGATGCTCGTTGGCCTGATCGTGCTGATCGTCGCGCTCATCGCCCTGCTTAGCTGGTCGCCCGCGGCGCGCGACTGGACGGCCAAGCGGCTGCTGACGGACCCGGTCATCAAGACCAAGCTTGCCGGAACCCCGGTTCGCACCGACGCCCAGCCCGTGCGCCGGGTGAAGGTCGCTATGCGGGACGGAACGGCCCTGAGCACCCAGATCTTCCTGCCCAAGGGCAAGGGGCCCTGGCCGGTGATCGTCGTGCGCGACCCCTACAGTTTCGCCCACTACGGCACCTGCGACGTCTGGGTCCGCTACGACTACGCCTGCGTCTACCAGGAGGTGCGCGGCCGCGGGCCCTCCGAGGGGACGTGGTATCCGTTCGTCGACGAGCGGCGCGACGGGCTTGACCTGATCCATTGGATCCTTGGCCAGCCCTGGCAGAACGGCAAGCTGGCCATGACGGGCGGCTCCTATCTCGGCGTCGTCCAATGGGCGGTCGCCGGCGACCTGCCGCCGCAGGTGAAGACCTTTGTCCCGACGGTCGCGCACGGCGACGTTTATCAATTGGCCTATCACAACGGCGCTTTTGACGAGGGGATCGCCGGCATGTGGCTGAGCAGCCAGTTCCGCTCGCCGCTGGCGATGCTGACCGCTTCCAAGGACTGGAGCAAGAATGTCGCCGGACGCTTCCCGGCGATCGGCGTTCCCCGCGGCGGGTTCGGGCCGGCCTGGCCCGCCTATCAGGACTATCTGCTGCACCCCGACTTCGACGACCCCTACTGGCAGTCGCCGGACTATGTCGCGCTGCGCGAGGCCCACAGGAAGGTCCAGGTTCCGGTCTTCATGATCGGGTTTGCCAACGACTTCTTCCAGCCCGGCATGCTGCGCACCTATGATGAACTGCCCACGCGCGACCAGAGCGTCATGATGGTCGGACCCGGCAATCATGGCGGCCAGCCGGAAGCGGAGATCGCCGGCTCCTATACCCTCGACTACGCAGACACCCTGGCCTGGTTCGACCACTATCTGCGCGGTCAGCCGTTGCCGGAACGCCTACGACCGGGCGTCAACGTCTTCGAGCATGGCGCCAACCGCTGGCGCCACTATGCCCGCTGGCCGCTTCCGGACCCGGGCTCCAGGCCCCTGGACTATCACCTGGCGCAACTCCCGCGCTCGCAGGGCTGCGACGGCGGGACCCTGTCGGCCATGGCGCCGACCGGCGAGACGCCGATCCGCTATCGGTACGATCCGCGCAACCCGACGCCGACCCGCGGCGGGCCCTACAAGCTGATCAGCGACACCGTGGTGGAACAGGGCTCGGACCTTTGCGCCCGCCCCGACGTGCTGTCCTTCGCCTCGCCGCCGCTCGCCGCGGACGCCTTGCTGAGCGGGTCGATCAAGGCGCGGCTGCTCGTGGCCAGCGACGCGGCCGACACCGCCTTCACGGTCAAGCTCTCCGAGCATTTCGCCGATGGACGAGTCTACAACATCCGGGACGACATCAGCACGCTGGCCATGCGCAACGGCGCCAAGCATCGCCAGCGCTATACCCCCGGGCAACAGGTCGAGGTGGTGTTCGACATGACGCCGATCCTGTGGCGCCTCCACAAGGGTTCGCGCCTGCGTCTGGACATTTCCTCGTCGAGCGCGCCGGCCTTCTTCCCCCACCCCAACAGCGCCGAACCCTGGAGCCGTGTCGCCAATCCCGTCGTGGCCAACCAGACCCTCTATGGAGGCTCGATCGAGATCCCCGTCGAATGA
- a CDS encoding glycosyl hydrolase, translated as MAQTVAASTPGGLAQSFVDPPPAARPRVWWHWMDGNVSQDGIVKDLAWMARVGIGGVQNFDGSLHTPQVVSERAPYGGEAWRAALRRAVAEAQARGLEFTIASSPGWSETGGPWVRPEQAMKKLVWSELDLEGGKPFAGVLPSPPHVSGPFQDLPGGGAEPSAPPPPGLPSLYRDAKVIAYRVPAGDRTPDARITTSAPFDAAELTRGDRTRFQPLAMGADGQGWIDFAYPAPVTMRAVELVLEPGPRIGPIYPSWPTGRIEASDDGRAYRKIADLPARGAPQQTIAFAATTARHFRVLLTDRYAPFPVKAFAPPDTPVAAHGVAHVRVLGEARVSRFEDKAGWSTVSGLAAAPTPAADTVIAAGDVIDLSDRLGPDGTLRWTPPAGRWRVLRLGWSLTGKLNNPASEEGTGLEVDKLNREHVKAYVDHYLGLYEKAVGRDNMGARGIGYMLNDSYEAMAANWTDDILVQFKARRGYDPTPWLPVLTGRVVTNAEDSDRFLWDFRRTLSDLIDEAHYGQLSDELHARGMGRYGEAHEALRAFVGDGMEVKKSADVPMGATWAMPSPSKFLPDILESASVAHLYGQNLVAAESFTAIFPSYGFDPASLKPIADKMLANGVNRFVIHTSVHQPVDTPGPGIGLGGVGQWFTRKETWAELARPWTDYLARSSQLLQQGRFVADIAWFYGEDDNITALYDERPPAVPEGYGFDFVNADAIRSILSAQDGQLVAPGGGRYRVLAIDPVARITLPTLRKLDALSRQGVVIAGPRPGRSPSLADEDREFAALAQAVWGRTGRTFSTIDAALSALDLRPDANLGNPSLSYVHRKLDDADLYFVANLGDAPVETRASFRVGGGAPEIWRADDGSRTPASYDRTHDRTEVPLVLGAHDALFVVFGKSAAAASYRAPAVTLATLKTVSGPWRLGFPAASGAPAAVPLPALASWTDSKDPGVRYFSGAARYAKSVTLPAKPKDARLFLDLGQVANVARVTVNGRAVGYAWKAPYRVDITDAARTGRNRLEIEVANLWPNRLIGDRQPGAGPPRAQAAFDPFKPDTPLLPSGLMGPVRLLVEAPVGQAGRVEP; from the coding sequence ATGGCCCAGACGGTCGCCGCGTCCACCCCCGGCGGACTGGCCCAAAGCTTTGTCGATCCGCCACCCGCCGCCCGGCCGCGCGTCTGGTGGCACTGGATGGACGGCAATGTCAGCCAGGACGGCATCGTCAAGGACCTGGCCTGGATGGCGCGGGTGGGCATAGGCGGCGTGCAGAACTTCGATGGTTCGCTCCATACGCCGCAGGTCGTGTCCGAGCGCGCGCCCTATGGCGGCGAGGCCTGGCGCGCGGCGTTGCGCCGCGCGGTCGCCGAGGCCCAGGCCAGGGGGCTTGAGTTCACGATCGCCAGCTCACCGGGCTGGAGCGAGACCGGTGGGCCGTGGGTGCGTCCCGAGCAGGCGATGAAGAAGCTCGTCTGGAGCGAGCTGGACCTCGAAGGCGGCAAGCCGTTCGCCGGGGTCCTGCCCTCGCCCCCCCATGTCAGCGGGCCCTTTCAAGATCTCCCAGGCGGCGGGGCCGAGCCCTCCGCGCCCCCGCCGCCAGGCCTGCCGTCGCTCTATCGCGACGCCAAGGTGATCGCCTATCGCGTCCCGGCGGGCGACCGGACGCCGGACGCCAGGATCACGACGTCCGCGCCGTTCGACGCCGCCGAACTGACGCGTGGTGATCGCACGCGGTTCCAGCCGCTGGCGATGGGAGCCGACGGGCAAGGCTGGATCGATTTCGCCTATCCGGCGCCGGTGACGATGCGCGCGGTCGAGCTGGTGCTCGAGCCAGGTCCGCGTATCGGGCCGATCTATCCGTCCTGGCCGACCGGCCGGATCGAGGCCAGCGACGATGGCCGGGCCTATCGCAAGATCGCCGATCTTCCCGCGCGCGGCGCGCCCCAGCAGACCATCGCCTTCGCGGCCACGACCGCGCGCCATTTCCGCGTCCTGCTGACAGACCGCTACGCGCCCTTTCCGGTGAAGGCCTTCGCGCCGCCGGACACGCCCGTGGCGGCCCACGGGGTGGCGCATGTCCGTGTCCTCGGCGAGGCGCGCGTCTCCCGCTTCGAGGACAAGGCCGGCTGGTCCACCGTCTCGGGCCTCGCCGCCGCGCCGACGCCCGCGGCCGACACGGTCATCGCCGCGGGCGACGTCATCGACCTCAGCGACCGGCTGGGGCCCGACGGGACGCTGCGCTGGACGCCGCCGGCCGGCCGCTGGCGGGTGCTTCGCCTGGGCTGGTCGCTCACCGGCAAGCTCAACAATCCCGCCTCCGAGGAAGGGACCGGTCTTGAGGTCGACAAGCTCAACCGCGAGCACGTGAAGGCCTATGTCGACCACTATCTTGGCCTCTACGAAAAGGCCGTCGGGCGCGACAACATGGGCGCGCGCGGCATCGGCTACATGCTCAACGACAGCTACGAGGCCATGGCGGCCAACTGGACCGACGACATCCTGGTCCAGTTCAAAGCCCGTCGTGGCTATGATCCCACGCCGTGGTTGCCGGTGCTGACCGGACGCGTCGTCACGAACGCCGAGGACAGCGACCGCTTCTTGTGGGATTTCCGGCGGACCCTCTCCGACCTGATCGACGAAGCCCACTACGGCCAGCTTTCCGACGAGCTCCACGCCCGAGGCATGGGTCGCTACGGCGAGGCGCACGAGGCGCTGCGGGCCTTCGTCGGCGACGGGATGGAGGTCAAGAAGAGCGCCGACGTGCCGATGGGCGCGACCTGGGCTATGCCCAGCCCCTCCAAATTCCTGCCCGACATCCTGGAGTCGGCCTCGGTGGCCCATCTGTACGGCCAGAACCTCGTGGCCGCCGAATCCTTCACGGCGATCTTTCCATCCTATGGCTTCGACCCCGCAAGTCTGAAGCCGATCGCCGACAAGATGCTGGCCAACGGCGTCAACCGCTTTGTCATTCATACCTCAGTCCACCAGCCCGTCGACACGCCCGGTCCGGGCATCGGCCTGGGCGGGGTGGGCCAGTGGTTCACCCGCAAGGAGACCTGGGCGGAGCTGGCCAGGCCGTGGACCGATTATCTCGCCCGTTCCAGCCAGCTTCTCCAGCAGGGCCGGTTCGTCGCCGACATCGCCTGGTTCTACGGCGAGGACGACAACATCACCGCCCTCTACGATGAGCGGCCGCCAGCGGTTCCAGAGGGCTATGGGTTCGATTTCGTCAACGCCGACGCCATCCGCTCGATCCTGAGCGCCCAGGACGGCCAACTCGTCGCGCCAGGCGGCGGAAGATACCGCGTCCTGGCCATCGACCCCGTCGCGCGGATCACCCTGCCGACCCTGCGCAAGCTCGACGCCTTGTCGCGTCAAGGCGTGGTCATCGCCGGCCCGCGCCCAGGCCGTTCGCCGAGTTTGGCCGACGAGGATCGCGAGTTCGCCGCGCTCGCCCAGGCCGTCTGGGGCCGGACCGGGCGCACCTTCTCCACGATCGATGCGGCGCTGTCGGCGCTCGACCTTCGTCCCGACGCCAACCTTGGAAATCCCTCGCTCTCCTATGTGCACCGCAAGCTCGACGACGCAGATCTCTACTTCGTCGCCAATCTCGGCGACGCGCCCGTCGAGACGAGGGCTTCGTTCCGTGTCGGCGGCGGCGCGCCCGAGATCTGGCGCGCGGACGACGGGTCCCGGACGCCGGCCAGTTACGACAGGACCCATGACCGCACCGAGGTGCCGCTGGTGCTCGGCGCCCATGACGCGCTGTTCGTCGTCTTCGGCAAGTCGGCCGCCGCCGCGTCCTATCGCGCCCCCGCCGTGACCCTAGCAACGCTGAAGACGGTGAGCGGCCCCTGGCGGCTCGGCTTCCCGGCCGCGAGCGGCGCCCCCGCCGCCGTGCCCCTCCCTGCCCTCGCCTCCTGGACGGACAGCAAGGATCCCGGCGTACGCTATTTCTCGGGCGCGGCCCGCTATGCCAAGTCGGTGACGCTTCCCGCGAAGCCAAAAGATGCTCGCCTGTTTCTCGACCTAGGCCAAGTGGCCAATGTCGCTCGGGTCACGGTCAATGGGCGGGCTGTCGGTTACGCCTGGAAGGCGCCCTATCGCGTCGATATCACCGACGCCGCGCGGACGGGGCGTAATCGCCTTGAGATCGAGGTCGCCAACCTCTGGCCCAACCGGCTGATCGGCGACCGGCAGCCTGGAGCCGGTCCGCCGCGCGCCCAGGCGGCCTTCGATCCGTTCAAGCCCGACACGCCCCTGCTGCCCTCTGGGCTGATGGGGCCGGTCAGGCTTCTGGTCGAGGCGCCGGTCGGCCAAGCTGGTCGCGTCGAGCCGTGA